TATTAAGTACCTacgaactagtgccagaagcctctagacagaagtttagaaatacAAGAAAAGACCCAGATCAGACCTATATAGAATTTGAAACAATTAAACAAGCTACCTTTTATAGCTGGACAAGGGCATTAAAAATAAATCAAATATATGAGGTGCTTTGGGAGATCGTTATCTTagcggaatttaaagattcacttccagcagtagtgagaactcacgtAGAAGAGCAGAGTTAAAACGGCTGGACATGCTGTGTGTAGGAAATGCTGCCATTTACCTTCAGGTAGCTTTGTGGTTTTCTGACAGGCTTTAAAATAATTGGAACCACAAAGCAGCTGAAGGTCAGAAGCAGCAGCTCCTACTTGCAGCAACTGAGAGTTAAAATGGCAGTTACAATTATTTTTAAGGCCGATCTTTCAGATTTGAAGCACTGGCTGCTCAGTCTGGACAATGACCAGGTATCCCAGATGGTTCATCATTCAAAAAATCTGGTGTCAGATCAGGTATCTGACCAAAGAGGAAAGATGTACAGGTGTGCatttcatataataataatctttatcagtgtcacaagtaggcttacattaacattgcaatgaagatattgtgaaaatctcctagtcaccacactacagcgcctgttcaggaacactgagggagaattcagaattcagaatgtccaattcacttaacaagcacgtctttcgggacttgtgggaagaaaccggagcatctggaggaaatgcacgcaggcaaggggagaacgagcagattccgtacagagtgacccaagctgggaatcgaacctgggtccctgatggtgtgaagcaacagtgctaaccactgtgctagcgtgctgcccatcaGTACACAAGAGAAGTATAATTCTGCTCGGACACCCTGGTCAAAGACTGTTCACTGCTAACAATCAAACCACAACAACcatcatatgaaatgaaatgaaaatcgcttattgtcacaagtaggcttcaaatggagttactgtgaaaagcccctagtcgccacattctggcacctgttcggggaggctgttacgggaattgaacccacgttgctggcctgcattggtctgctttcaaagccagcgatttagccctgtgctaaacagcccctcgaaATCCAACTCTTGTTAATAGCAGAATTCCACTTAAACTAATTATGATATAATCTCTCGGTCTGGCTGGGAGGTGTTACCAAGCCTGAGAATGTGAGGGCAGAGAAGTAATATCAGTAGAGAAACGGTCAGCAAAGCCAGGTGGTGAGTGGGAACATCTGAATAAATATTTTCTGGGTTCCAGTATAAAAAACAATCAATCAGTGAGGAAGGAAAAGCCGAGAATGGCTATTACCATTTAAATCAATGTTTCATGTGGAGAAATGAATGGGATCATAGTGTTGGTCGTGGTTGATGCTTTTTGGTGCATCTGTGATTTTTTTTCATGAACATCCTGAGGTTGAAAGGCTGATCAGATTCATATTGATAGGGGCTGCAGTCACACAGATGGGTGTTCCTTTGTGCAGTAGAATGAAATGTGAAgtctaaagatttgcaggttaggtggattggccatgctgatatGTTCCTCGATGTGTCAGCTAAGTTATGGAGATAGGGGAGGTggttggatgggagagtggatctgggtagagtgccctttagagggtcagtgcatcctcgatgggctgaatggccttcttctgcactgtagggattctatgattctaagaccttGTTGATTGTACATATTGGAGTCAAAATAATTGAGTCCCTGAATTTAAGAGGCAGGAAATGAGCAAATTGAAAGCAATGCAAGCAGCTAGAAATAAACAGAATATACCAAATACTGAAAAGAAACAGCCAGAGTTATTCGGGTTGTAAAATTGAGCCTGAGGATGGTTGATGAAAAGAAGCTGGCAGATcggattggattattgtcacgtgtaccgaggtacagtgaaaagtatttttctgtgagcagctcaacagatcattaagtacatgaaaataaaataaaacgaaaacataatagagcaacacaaggtacacaatatgacTACAGAAACACCCGTATCGGGTGAAGcaaacaggggtgtagtgttaatcaggccagtccataagagggtcgtttaggtgtctggttacagcggggaagaagctgtttttgagtctgttcatgcgtgttttcagacttctgtatctcctgcccgatggaagaagttggaagagtgagtaagccgggtgggaggggtctttgattatgctgcccgctttccccaggcagcgggaggtgtagatggagtcaatggatgggaggcaggtgatggactgggctgtgttcacgactctctgaagtttcttgcggtcttgggccaagcagttgccataccagactgtgatgtagccagataggatgctttctatggtgcatctgtaaaagttggtaagggttcatgtggacatgccgaatttccatagtttactgaggaagtataggcgctgttgtgctttcttggtggtagcgtcgacgtgggtggaccaggacacattTTTGGTGATATGTACCCCGAgggatttgaagctgctaaccatctccacctcggccccgttgatgctgacaggggtaggtacagtactttgtttcctgaagttaatgaccagctccttagttttgctggcattgagggagagattgttgtcgctacaccactccactaggttctctatctccctcctgtattctgactcattgttattcgagatccggcccactatggtcgtatcgtcagcaaacttgtagatggagttggaaccaaattttgccacacagtcgtgtgtgtataggagtATAGTATggggataagtacgcagccttgcggggccccggtattgaggactattgtggaagaggtgttgttgtttattcttattgattgtggtccgTGCGTCAGAAAGTCGAAGAGCGGGAAGAAAGCTCTGAAGAAAACTCCAGCCAAGGATATCAAGACGAGGAGGAAGTTGAGGAAGGAGAGTTACTTAATCTACAaagttcaccccgacaccggcatctcctctaaGGCCATGGGCTTCATGAACTCGTTCATCAACGACATCTTCGAGCGCATTGCTGGTGAGGCTACCCGCCTAGCTCATTACAACACCGCAGCACCATTAACTCCCAGGAGATCCAGACCACCATGCGCCTGTTGCTGTCTGGGGAACTGGCCAAGGAGGGGATGGTCGGAGTGTCGGAGACACAAGCAGTCTCAGAGAGGACAAAGGCAGTGACCATCAGCTCTAAATAGAACTGTCCAGATTAAGAttttaaataaaattaaaaaattGAAATGACATATTTCACACTAACATGGTTTAATCTAGCTAGCTTTTAATACCTGTAGTCAAATTGCCACAGCTGGTAGCAGAGTCGCTCCCTGAATGAGAAGGTTATGTATTTGAGCCCCACTTCACTATAACACCAAGGGAATGCTGCATTATGAGAAATGCAATATTTTGGATGTTATGTTAAAAGGAGACTGTGTCTGCTTGTCTGTACTTAAAAGGTTCAACTGTACAATTTGTAGTGTTCTGCGCAATAtttctcccccaacacacactaccaAAATCAAATCTATTGATCAATCATTCATTTCCTCTTTATACAGTTTATAATTGACTGCCTCGTTCATCTACCTAACAACAGGGACCACGTCAAAAGTCATTTGCTGGTTTGAAAGCATTTTGGATATTATGAGGACTTGTTTcagttctatataaatgcaagttttttcccTGTTACACTTGACCTGAAGGCTTCAGTCTTACCCaaagccctgggcgggattctctgatcctgaggctaagtgttgacgccgttgtaaacgccgttgcgtttcccgacggtgtcaacatggcctcaggatcagcaattctggcccctacagggggccagcatggcacacgccactccagctgctgatcccggtgtcaactgcgtgcatgtgcagtggcatcggcgccaacgcgcgcatgcgcaagtggctcccttctctgcgccggccccgatgcaaaatggcatagggctacaggggccggcgcggaagaaaggaggcccccagccgagaggccggcccgccgatcggtgggccccgatcgtgggccaggccacaacggagcaccccctcccccggggtcggaccccccccaacccccagaagCCGTCCCCGgaaccttccacgccgaggtcctgccggctaagagcaggttagaatggcggcggggtttttttttgttacagccgctcggcccatcccggagaGCGGCCCCCGGCAGGCGCTGCGccgacgccaatggcgccgattctccggccccgggctgagagatccCGCCCCCTAGCTTTAACATCGTATATTTTGCTTAGATCTGTAAATCTGCTAGCTGAAGGCCGATTCGCCAGTCCGTGCAGTGATTATAACAGTCTAGGAACGGTCAATAGCATGTAGTGTGTTCAACAGATGCTTCTGTTCAGTTTATTCATAACCTTTCGGTTATTTTTAAAATATCTGAAGAAATTCTGGACTGTAAATTAAAACAATCTGTATTTGGGTAATGTTTGTACTAGGTTTGTATTAGAAATAAcaggctgtttgtgtgtgtgagtggaatcCATTTAAGACACGAGAGgcttatagagtcatagaatttacagtgcagaatgccatttggcccatcgagtctgtaaaggcccttggaaagagcatcccacttaagcccacacctccaccctaaccccataatccagtaaccctacctaaccttttttttctggacactaagggcaatttatcatggccaatccacctaaactgcacatctttggactgtgggaggaaaccagagcacccggaggaaacccatgcagacatggggagaatgtgcagactccacacagacagtgaccaaagccaggaatcgaacctgggaccctggagctgtgaagcaactgtgccaaccactgtgttactgtgctgccccaccataTTCCCCATATATACACCAGCTGTAGTTTTTGTTTGTGTTCAAATTATAAACAATCTACAAACTTCAAGCCAAGAGGAATGAGGGACCCTATTTTATCGTAACTCACCAAGGAGTTGAGTTGGCGGTTAGTTTTACAACCCCACGAAAGTTACTCCCTAATGAAGGCCCTTAAATGACCTACCCAAAATCCAGGCCAGCTCTGAGTATTTATAAGGTATTCAGGCTGCTCCTGACTTTCGGCCAGCTTATGGCTTTTAAACAGAAGCCCAAAACCACAAAGCTGCCCTAAGGTCAGAAGCTGCAACACCACAATTGTCAGTGAAACAGACCTGACAGTGTCTATGATATTTATTTTAAAGCTGCACTTTCAGGCCTGAAGCTCTGGCTGCTCATTCTGGACAATGATGAAAACTCCAACACACCCAGGAAACCTAAGCCCTCGGTGTTCTGTGTGCCCCCTTGATCCCGGGTCCTACATATATACATGTACAATCTGGTAGATTGTTGTTGCACATATGGTGGACCATACTACAAAATATAAATTTCCAGCACGGAAAGCAAAAATACTCAAGGACAGAAAACAGCCACTCCAAGTAAATGGACCTTTCCCCCAATATTGACAAGGGATCAGTGCAGGAAAGCCTTTTGGCACATTGATCATCAGGATCGCTGTCTAAGTGTTGAGTACCCATGACATTTTTAAACTTTTCACAATATGCAATTACCTTCAAACATACATTAACGTATTATCCATAAAATACAGAAATCACAGTATTTTAAACAACTATATATTTTTAGTGAAACAAAAGAGAACATAATTCCAGATATAGATTTATTATAACCTTATAAACAGTTATTGTGGTCACTGAGTAAGCAAATATTCAACATAACTTCTCATTCAGCCACAGTCAGTAGGCCAAGAACAAAACCCTCACATAGAAATTGTTTTTCTATGTGTATAATGAAAGATATAAATACAGGGCTAAAAAAATAAGACTGACTGGGAAAACCTTTCAAAAAATAAATACAAGAAAGTTCAGCTTTTACCCAAGATTTATTTTGAATAATTAGCTTTATAGAAACAAGCAACCAATCCAAAAAGGTTGTACAGAGAAGGAATCCTGGCACTGTAAAATTATACAGAAGGATAAAATGTTGGCTTAAACAGATTGATCACTCAGTCTTGACCACTCAATTATCCCAGATTGGAAAGACATGGGAATGCTAGCAATTAAAATATTCAACTGCAGCCAAACATACAATATATACAGAATATCAGTCATGGCTACTTTCATGTCTCTGTAAAAGTCCTCTAGTCTACCTGTAGTTCAACAGCAAAACCAGTAATACAATACACATTACTATCTACAGTATACGGCTGTATTTAAAGCATGACAAAAAAAGCGCGACTGGGTGATAATTGCATGCAAATCAATAAAGAATCGTCAAAAAACTGACAATTTTGAAAAGCAGAATTTCAAGAGTCTAGTGAAAAGAACTATTGAAATAGGGTTTGTTTAGTGGAAAACATGAAGGCACTTGGAGAATACCggacaagatttttttttttttaaaagaaagaggaCAGTTTGGTTTTCAGTGGCTTCTGCCATCACGGAGTATGGTCATTCACAGCATACTGGTAGCTAAATGCTCTAACAATATTAAGTCTAAGAGAATAAACAATCTTAAAGAAAATAGTTTACAACAAATATCAGACATGATAAGTAAATTCAGCAACATAATTTTAAAAGCAGCAATGCATAGCCTTTCTTTCAAATATTCTATAACTGTGGACACAGCATTTATGTATGCCCTTTGATACACTATTACAGTATAATTCTGGCAAATAAGTAGAAATCCATCAACTGCCTTCACTACTGGGATATTCAGGTTAAATATCTGGCATGGAATTGATTATTTCATACAATAGGTCATTTATGGCAAAAATAAATTTGAAGACATTGTCTTTCTATAATTATCTGGCTGTCTCATTGGCCTTCAGTCGAGCAACAATTGCTTGGAAAACTACCTGAATTTTCTCCCCCATAATAGCTGAAAGACCAGCACAGCATTCAGATTTCCTTTCAAATATATTCATGGTTTTCCTCTTTCAAATATCTCAAATTCTCACAACTGATCAAGCACGTTCATAAAATATTTGGCAACCATTTATTTTTTAAACACCAGTGCTGGCAAACCTGTAAATGATCATTTCAAATTAAAAGCCATTAAAGGTCTTTCCTCCCGTTTCTGCCAAGGGCTTTTTTTATCCTCGTCTTGGTCTTCAGTGCTGTCAGTGTCATCATTCTCATTGATTTGGTCATTGTCATTAATGCGGTCATTTTCATTATTCATCATTTTATCATCAGTATCAACAATCTCTGTCTGTTGCGAATTAGCTGGAAGacattcttcaatttcttcaatTCTCTGTATATTTTCATTTTGTAATCCACCTGTTGTGCTGTTACCTCTTTCAGTTGATCCATCCATGAGTGGCTTCATTGAGCTGTCCTCTGGACTGCAGACAGCTGTGCCGCTTTCACTACCACTCTGCTCCATGTCATCCACATACACCAGCCTCGTGTACGTCATACTGCCAGAAAGATTTCGTTCTCGTGCTTCTTTTCCCTTTCGGGACGGTTTTGGTTCATTCATATCCACACCGGAATCCAAACTTGCATCATTGCTCCCATTTTTTCCAGCTTTCTGTAAGTCAATATAAGAATGTCTAACCTGGGCATTTGCACGACCATCTAGGGAAACAAACCAAGCTCGAGGGTGAGGGAGAGGTTTTCCTCCAGCTAGTTCCAGCAGTGCCTTTTCCGTAAAGAGTTGGACTTCTCCATTCATCTGAGCCATTGCAGCTTCACTTAGTGATGCTGGGATGGATACAGATTCTGACATGGCGGATGATTGTGGACTCCAATCTCCACCTTCTGTTTCCTGAAGCTGCTGCTGTGATAATGTTTGTTGTGTCACCTGCTGTTGTGAATGTGGATGCACCTGTTGGTGAGAAATAGAAAGCTCTGCTTGTAACCTTTCCAACTCTAGCTGTTGTTCTGCTGGAGCAGTCAAAGGCGGATATTCCATAGGCAACTTCATATAATGAGGAGGAATGACCAATGTAGGTAGCGCTTTTCTATAAACATTGTCATTCACCTCATCTGCTGAACTGCAACAGAGCAACTGGCCTGGCTGAGGAAAAGAGTTTGGTCTTTCAAGGTGGTCAACTGACCGGGACATCATGTAATCAGTTGTTTTTCTATCCACCTTTTGTGCTTTGTCGGGAACATATGGCAGTTGGTAATCTGGTTCTCGGATACTACTTTTACTGTCAGTGGAAAGAAGGCTTACTGAAGCCTGAACTTCTTTATCTCTTTTATCTAGTAGTGGCTGGGAAGCAACTGAATTGTAGCTTTTCCTATAGTCTTCCCTCACAGGAGATTCAAAATCCTCAGAGACATCAATTGATCTTGCCATTTTGAGGCGATAGTTTCTAGGAGGAGACATACAATAATCCCCCTTTAAGGTCTCTCTCAAGGATAGGTTTTTATGTGACATTAAGTCTTCCCTCGAACTGAATTCTCGTGAAGTACAATATGATGGTTTCAGCATTGGTGTATGAACATCTGCCTCTCCATTGGCTGATACCAGTTCCATGTGAACTGCACTAATTAAGTTGAGGTGCGACATGGAAGTTGATTGGTCCTTTTTTGAGCTGTCCAATGCAGACGAGAGCTGAATTTTCCTGTGGTATTGACGCGGTTTCAAGCATTTTCTCCTGTAAGAAAAATGAATGGGTTGGGAAGGAGAGAGTATTTTAGATTGTGTTGGAAATCATTTTGCATAATAAAAAATTAAGTTTAACTGGAACTGGGTTTAAGAATAAATTAGACCTATGAAAACTTTTCAAGGAAAATCTATCTGGCAATTTAAAAAGCAATTACTTAAATAAACAGACTTATGATGGCTATATTTTATCCCTTTATACTTTGCAAACACAAATATAATAACAGGAAAAGGTATACTTGGTCGATAAACAAATCCCAACTATTACAAAAATATTTGTTGCAACAGATGATACAGAAAAATTCAACATATTTTCTTAACAAAAGCTCTCTCGAGGAAGATCTCCAGTTCTGCAAAATGCTCccaataatcttttttttaaataagtgaGATTTTTGTATTAATACAAAATTATTAATGTCAACTTTGTTTACTATAACAAATAAACATATATTTCAATAAAGCTTTTTTGGTACAAAAGAAAATTACCCTCGTTTCTCCTCTATTTTATTCTGGCAATCCAAACAATTTTTCAGCCAAAAGATGCATCCTTGAGAGTATGGCTGAGATTGGGAATTCATTGAAGAATCACAGCATGGAGCATTTTCCTACCACATTGTGGTACAACATATTGGATAAAATACATTACAATAACTGAAAATTACTGCAGCAAAATTAATAATCTTT
The genomic region above belongs to Scyliorhinus torazame isolate Kashiwa2021f chromosome 6, sScyTor2.1, whole genome shotgun sequence and contains:
- the fam171a1 gene encoding protein FAM171A1 isoform X3; translation: MVYEDIVQIVSGFQGTLTQPRVQFQRRSLNLPKNSTYRNLIAFLTVAVTPWEVGNFPYLQGIDVNRTGNSSRFELTPVTAVSVHLLNGDGTEIQVNGPICVTIPLTTKSSLKHNDPLPAWKFDKKIGAWLKSGLGLVQREGDYLTWTYFAPQLGYWVAAMSPQSPGNMGPVGGSDTSVYHTAFLLAILGGMTVILLVLLCLLIYYCRRKCLKPRQYHRKIQLSSALDSSKKDQSTSMSHLNLISAVHMELVSANGEADVHTPMLKPSYCTSREFSSREDLMSHKNLSLRETLKGDYCMSPPRNYRLKMARSIDVSEDFESPVREDYRKSYNSVASQPLLDKRDKEVQASVSLLSTDSKSSIREPDYQLPYVPDKAQKVDRKTTDYMMSRSVDHLERPNSFPQPGQLLCCSSADEVNDNVYRKALPTLVIPPHYMKLPMEYPPLTAPAEQQLELERLQAELSISHQQVHPHSQQQVTQQTLSQQQLQETEGGDWSPQSSAMSESVSIPASLSEAAMAQMNGEVQLFTEKALLELAGGKPLPHPRAWFVSLDGRANAQVRHSYIDLQKAGKNGSNDASLDSGVDMNEPKPSRKGKEARERNLSGSMTYTRLVYVDDMEQSGSESGTAVCSPEDSSMKPLMDGSTERGNSTTGGLQNENIQRIEEIEECLPANSQQTEIVDTDDKMMNNENDRINDNDQINENDDTDSTEDQDEDKKSPWQKREERPLMAFNLK
- the fam171a1 gene encoding protein FAM171A1 isoform X2 — translated: MSQFSRSAALLLCLLGCNVWKAVTKTLREQRAQEVTLKVHVSDSSTHQPLGKAFIEIFTNQTSFTSGYSEADGVAFITFSYTLGVQLLIAATKSGYVPNSSPWLATKLPCTLTQPRVQFQRRSLNLPKNSTYRNLIAFLTVAVTPWEVGNFPYLQGIDVNRTGNSSRFELTPVTAVSVHLLNGDGTEIQVNGPICVTIPLTTKSSLKHNDPLPAWKFDKKIGAWLKSGLGLVQREGDYLTWTYFAPQLGYWVAAMSPQSPGNMGPVGGSDTSVYHTAFLLAILGGMTVILLVLLCLLIYYCRRKCLKPRQYHRKIQLSSALDSSKKDQSTSMSHLNLISAVHMELVSANGEADVHTPMLKPSYCTSREFSSREDLMSHKNLSLRETLKGDYCMSPPRNYRLKMARSIDVSEDFESPVREDYRKSYNSVASQPLLDKRDKEVQASVSLLSTDSKSSIREPDYQLPYVPDKAQKVDRKTTDYMMSRSVDHLERPNSFPQPGQLLCCSSADEVNDNVYRKALPTLVIPPHYMKLPMEYPPLTAPAEQQLELERLQAELSISHQQVHPHSQQQVTQQTLSQQQLQETEGGDWSPQSSAMSESVSIPASLSEAAMAQMNGEVQLFTEKALLELAGGKPLPHPRAWFVSLDGRANAQVRHSYIDLQKAGKNGSNDASLDSGVDMNEPKPSRKGKEARERNLSGSMTYTRLVYVDDMEQSGSESGTAVCSPEDSSMKPLMDGSTERGNSTTGGLQNENIQRIEEIEECLPANSQQTEIVDTDDKMMNNENDRINDNDQINENDDTDSTEDQDEDKKSPWQKREERPLMAFNLK
- the fam171a1 gene encoding protein FAM171A1 isoform X1; the protein is MSQFSRSAALLLCLLGCNVWKAVTKTLREQRAQEVTLKVHVSDSSTHQPLGKAFIEIFTNQTSFTSGYSEADGVAFITFSYTLGVQLLIAATKSGYVPNSSPWLATKLPLFSSVSLLLHPERSATLMVYEDIVQIVSGFQGTLTQPRVQFQRRSLNLPKNSTYRNLIAFLTVAVTPWEVGNFPYLQGIDVNRTGNSSRFELTPVTAVSVHLLNGDGTEIQVNGPICVTIPLTTKSSLKHNDPLPAWKFDKKIGAWLKSGLGLVQREGDYLTWTYFAPQLGYWVAAMSPQSPGNMGPVGGSDTSVYHTAFLLAILGGMTVILLVLLCLLIYYCRRKCLKPRQYHRKIQLSSALDSSKKDQSTSMSHLNLISAVHMELVSANGEADVHTPMLKPSYCTSREFSSREDLMSHKNLSLRETLKGDYCMSPPRNYRLKMARSIDVSEDFESPVREDYRKSYNSVASQPLLDKRDKEVQASVSLLSTDSKSSIREPDYQLPYVPDKAQKVDRKTTDYMMSRSVDHLERPNSFPQPGQLLCCSSADEVNDNVYRKALPTLVIPPHYMKLPMEYPPLTAPAEQQLELERLQAELSISHQQVHPHSQQQVTQQTLSQQQLQETEGGDWSPQSSAMSESVSIPASLSEAAMAQMNGEVQLFTEKALLELAGGKPLPHPRAWFVSLDGRANAQVRHSYIDLQKAGKNGSNDASLDSGVDMNEPKPSRKGKEARERNLSGSMTYTRLVYVDDMEQSGSESGTAVCSPEDSSMKPLMDGSTERGNSTTGGLQNENIQRIEEIEECLPANSQQTEIVDTDDKMMNNENDRINDNDQINENDDTDSTEDQDEDKKSPWQKREERPLMAFNLK